A DNA window from Vicinamibacteria bacterium contains the following coding sequences:
- the groL gene encoding chaperonin GroEL (60 kDa chaperone family; promotes refolding of misfolded polypeptides especially under stressful conditions; forms two stacked rings of heptamers to form a barrel-shaped 14mer; ends can be capped by GroES; misfolded proteins enter the barrel where they are refolded when GroES binds): MSKHVSYDTEARQAMLRGIDMLTGAVRVTLGPKGRNVVIDKKFGSPVVTKDGVTVAKEVDLENSMENLGAQMAKEVASKTSDVAGDGTTTATVLAHALFRQGLKSVAAGAHPMELKRGMERGVESIVAGLAKLSKPVKGSMIAQVGTISANGDASIGGIIAEAMAKVGKDGVIQVEEAKTLETTLELVEGTQFDRGYLSPYFVNDPERMEVVLEDCYVLVHEKKISSVSDLLPLLEKVAQSGIPLLVVSEDVDGEALSTLVVNKLRGTLKAAAVKAPGYGDRRKAMMEDIAVLTGGTAIFEDLGIKLENVELKQLGRAKRVIVTRDNTTLIEGAGKKSDIEGRVKQIRNQIEETTSDYDREKLQERLAKLIGGVALIKVGAATETEMKEKKARVEDAMHATKAAAEEGIVAGGGVALLRAGESLTALLRRDSTLTDDERAGVGIVARAIEEPLRWIAQNAGHAGSTVVAKVRELTGDHGFNADTEKYGDLVKAGVIDPTKVVRCALQNAASIAGLMLTTEAMVSERVAEEEPKSTPRGGLSGMEDYH, translated from the coding sequence GTGAGTAAGCACGTCAGCTACGATACCGAGGCTCGGCAAGCAATGCTGCGGGGCATCGACATGCTCACGGGTGCCGTCCGCGTGACGCTGGGTCCGAAGGGCCGCAACGTCGTGATCGACAAGAAATTTGGCTCGCCGGTCGTCACCAAAGACGGCGTGACGGTTGCCAAGGAAGTCGATCTCGAAAACTCCATGGAGAACCTCGGTGCCCAGATGGCGAAGGAGGTGGCCTCGAAGACCTCCGATGTCGCAGGAGATGGAACGACGACCGCGACGGTGTTGGCTCACGCTTTGTTTCGTCAAGGCTTGAAGAGCGTTGCCGCGGGCGCCCACCCGATGGAGTTGAAACGCGGGATGGAACGCGGTGTCGAGTCGATCGTGGCGGGGCTCGCGAAGCTCTCGAAACCGGTCAAGGGGAGCATGATTGCGCAGGTCGGCACGATCTCCGCAAACGGAGACGCCTCGATCGGCGGCATCATTGCCGAAGCCATGGCGAAAGTCGGTAAGGATGGTGTCATCCAGGTCGAAGAGGCAAAGACACTCGAGACCACTCTGGAGCTCGTCGAGGGCACTCAGTTCGACCGCGGGTACCTCTCTCCTTACTTCGTCAACGACCCCGAACGCATGGAGGTCGTGCTCGAGGACTGCTATGTTCTGGTGCACGAAAAGAAGATCTCGAGCGTTAGCGACCTGCTGCCCCTTCTGGAGAAGGTTGCCCAGTCGGGAATACCGCTCCTCGTGGTCTCCGAAGACGTGGACGGGGAGGCTCTGTCCACGCTGGTCGTGAACAAGCTTCGCGGCACCCTGAAAGCGGCGGCGGTAAAAGCCCCCGGCTACGGGGACCGGCGCAAGGCCATGATGGAGGACATCGCCGTATTGACGGGCGGAACCGCCATCTTCGAAGATCTCGGCATCAAGCTGGAAAATGTCGAGCTCAAACAGCTCGGCCGGGCCAAGAGAGTCATCGTTACGAGAGACAACACGACGCTCATCGAGGGCGCCGGAAAGAAATCCGATATCGAGGGTCGCGTCAAGCAGATCCGAAACCAGATCGAAGAGACGACCTCCGACTACGATCGGGAGAAGCTCCAAGAGCGTCTCGCGAAGCTCATTGGCGGCGTCGCCCTCATTAAAGTCGGCGCGGCCACCGAGACGGAGATGAAAGAAAAAAAAGCGAGGGTGGAGGACGCGATGCATGCCACCAAGGCGGCGGCCGAAGAAGGCATCGTTGCTGGTGGCGGTGTGGCCCTTCTGCGCGCCGGGGAATCTCTGACCGCACTTCTTCGCAGGGACAGCACGCTTACGGACGATGAACGCGCGGGAGTCGGGATCGTGGCCCGGGCCATCGAGGAGCCCCTCCGATGGATCGCGCAAAACGCTGGTCATGCGGGCTCCACCGTGGTGGCGAAAGTGAGAGAGCTCACCGGCGACCACGGCTTCAACGCAGACACTGAAAAGTACGGGGACCTGGTGAAGGCGGGTGTCATCGACCCCACGAAAGTCGTACGCTGCGCGCTTCAAAACGCAGCATCCATCGCCGGGCTCATGCTGACGACGGAGGCGATGGTGTCCGAGCGAGTGGCCGAGGAGGAGCCAAAGAGCACTCCTCGTGGCGGCTTGTCCGGGATGGAAGACTACCACTAG
- a CDS encoding co-chaperone GroES, producing MNIRPLSDHIVALRIEETEKRAGGLVIPDTAKDKPMTAKVVAVGSGRILDNGERLPPEVEKGARVLIGKYAGSEFELDGVDYLVLREDDVLGIVG from the coding sequence TTTGAGCGATCATATCGTTGCCCTCCGGATCGAGGAAACCGAGAAAAGAGCCGGAGGATTGGTCATTCCCGACACCGCCAAAGACAAACCCATGACCGCGAAGGTCGTGGCCGTGGGATCGGGACGCATTCTCGACAATGGCGAGCGCCTGCCGCCCGAGGTCGAAAAGGGCGCCAGAGTCCTCATCGGCAAATACGCTGGCTCGGAATTCGAGCTCGACGGCGTCGATTATCTCGTCCTTCGAGAGGATGATGTCCTTGGCATCGTCGGGTAA